CTACACCTCCTCGGTATTAGAAAATAATGAAGCCATTCATTATGACCTTGATGAAGAAGTTAAAAATATCGAAAAAAATTCGCCTGTCATGCCAGTTGTGATTCCTCTACTAAAACAAACAGGATTATCTGATGGTTTTAACCCCACGCGTATGTGGCGTTATTCGTATCGTGTTCCGTATTTTGATAGGGCGCAAAAACGATTTTTAGGATATTCGTTGGTAAGAACTCAAACTGTGGGTGATGAAACGCAGCTTGGTACGTTAACAGAAAAGCGATTTTTATCGGGTTTTCGATTACCAGAAATGAGTATTTATCAACGTGTCGAAGACACTAGGTTATCTAGCGAGCGCACAGCATTTTCGCAAGGCGAGCCTATGGAGTGTTTGCAGCCACAAAGCTCTGGCGTTGTGCCGTTATGGTGTAATGATTTATCTGGTCATCAATATTATACAAGAGTGGGTGCTGCGGCCGATGGCACTGCGTTTGCAACCGGTTTATTTAATACCACAGAAAAATACTCCACATCACACTCTACTGTGCTGTTAAGTTTTTTAAACCCAAGCGAATATGCAAGTGGCGCAAGTTTTAATCAACAATCGCAGCTTGGGCAAATTTTAGAAGATTCAAAACAAACTACAGTTTCGGGGCAAACGTTTTTACGTAACAATACAATTTCAAAGTTAGAAAAATATTTTTACGATCCCTACGGCAGGTTGACCACAAAAATTTCAAGCAACGAGCCTGTTTTAAATAATGATAATTTGGTTACAAATTTAACTTATTTTTGCCCTTTGAGTCATCCAGAAAATCCCAAAATTTACTGCGATAACATAGAAACAACGCAAACATCTTCTTCACAAGGAAGCGTTAAACCCACTACACAAAAAATAATTTATGATTATTCTCGTGGCTTGCCCCTAGAAGAGTGGTCTTCTAATCAAAAAGGCGAGTTGGTGTTGCAGGCAACAGCTCATTACGATAATTTTGCCAGAATTAATTATTTAAAATACGCCAATGGTCAATCTTCCACAATGTTTTGGGATACAAATACTGTAAATTTAAAATCTATTCTTGATCAAGATGGCTTAGAAATTCAGGTAGAGTATGATGCATTTGGACAAATTACCGAGGTTAAAAATTCTAGGGGAAGTATTCATAAATACACTTACGATTCTTTAGGTCGTATTTTAAGTTCCGCTAAAAATTTAGGCGGACAAGCTCCATTGCAGGTTTCGGATTCCTCGCAATCTCTTTGGGAAATATTTATCAATTGGTTAAAAAGAGCATTTGGTTTTGAAGACTCTAACTCTCAGTTTAAAGAAACAGATTTAGATTCTTTTGATAGCAACAATGTTGTTACTGTAGAAAAATATGAGTATTCTTTCCCCTCTGTTAATTTGCTAGTTGGCAACTCTATAGACGAAGAAGTGAGAAATTGGAATCACTTTGACGCAACCCTTACCACCACCTACAAACCCGAAGTTTATAACGAAACAACAATAGGTAAAATTCAAAATTCTCTTATTAAACCTGGTTTTGTTAGTATTTATAAAAGAAATAATGCTAATGAAGAATTAACTTTAGTTTCTAAAACATGGTTATCTGGTGTTGATGAACCTTTATTTACAGCTTCGAGAGTTAATAATAATAGATTTATAGTTACTAATAAATCAAATATCAACTCTTTAGGAAAAGTATATAAAGATTATCTAAATTCAGAAATGAGTTTAGACAGCGTTCTTAAAAATGAGTTACCAAACTTTGATAGCTTTAAATTAAAAGCTGTTAATAAATTTTATTCAGATGGTTCAATTTTTACGCAAGAGTTTGATACCGGTTCTGTTCTTAAAGTTATTCAGGGAGTTGATTTTGAAGAAACCATTTCTCCAGAAGGCCGCCGCTCTCGAAAAATATTAAATTTACTTGGCCAAATTTCAGAAAAACAACTTGGTTTAGATTCAAATGGTAACGTCACTAAAGATACTTTAATTACCAATGTGTTTTATGACGCGCTTGGCAGAATTTTTAAGGTTACAAATAATGACGGCCTCGATGCACAACAAAGTTTTGCGGCTAATAATCAAGTTGATTATCAAATTAACAATGCCTTAGGTGTTTCGCGCTTTTTTTACGATAATTATGGCCGTATGGTGCAATCGGTGTTGTGTCCTGTTGGTACTAATGTTGATAGCTGTAATATTTTAAATGCGGCAATTTTAAATAAAACGTATAGCTTTAATGAAATTGGTAAATTAACTAGCGAAGAACATTTACGCTTTGAACGCGAAAATGGCACCCACTCTAAAGAGCTGGTAACATTTACTTATGGCAGCATAAATAAAAATAATAGAAAACAAGATATTGGCTTGCCAATTTCTGTGTCTGTGCTTTCGCAAACAGAATTGGGTACAAGCGAAAGTATTAAAAAATATGCATACAATCGTGATGGTATTGTCTCATCAGAAGATCTTGAACTCTTTTTAAAACAACCACAAAAATTAGATAATACTACATTTGCAATGCAAAGTGTGGGTGTTTATCAACTTGAACGCATTAATGATTTATCTGGAAATTTAGTACAACTTCGTACTCGAGGTGGTTTTACTCGTAATGTTATTAGTAACCTTAAAGACAATTACTTTACCGGTTACCTTGCACATTATGAACCAGGAACATCACTTGCCAAAACAATTAAATTTTTAAAAGAAGGAGTTGAGCTTAGCACTCCACTACAAAATGTAAATTACGACTCACAAGGTTACAATAATAAAATTGATCTCGAAAATAATTTACAATTGTTATCGTGCTGGCACAAACGCAAAGAAGTTCCTTTATCATTTTGGGCAGGGCAATCAAGCTTTGCGCCAAGCGAAATTTGCGACCAAAACAATGATAATAGCTCTAACGCATTGGTTCATACCCGTTGGCAGTACGATAATGACCTCAATCCTGTTGCCTCATTGCATAATAGTAATAGCGAATTTTCTGATCCGTCGTTATCGGCAAGCTCTTTGTTTACTTACGATGCCCAAGGGCGTTTGGCATCAACCCGCGGTGTGGGTGATGATGGCACTTCGTGGGGAAGTATTCATTACGAATATTCAGTTGGCGGTAAAATAAATAAAGTAACTCGTTCTGGTCACATTATTAAAAATCGTATTTCGCAAAACTCCAATTCATTAACAGACACCTATTCATACTCACAAACTGGGCAACTTGGAGTATTGCAAAATGTTCTTTCAACGGATGGTTTTGAGACTGCGAAACAAGAATTTTCGAGTGATGCCATAGGGTTTAGAAAGTTTGGTGTTTCGCCAACTCTTGCGGTATTAACCCCAACTTCTATTAATAATTTAACGGGTCATAAAGAAACAAACAAAGAAACCTATTATTCTTCATGGAAAAATCGTAACGAAATTCCAATGCAAAAATATGTATGGAATGGCCGCGGACAGCTTGCAGGAGTGTTTGCGGCATCGTTACCAAGCGATGACAAAAAGCCATTAATAACCCATGAGTTGTTAAATTATCGCATGAGCGATGAAAGTGGTGGGCAACTTGCAGAGTTTGATGGTGTTGCGTTTGAAGCAGATGGAGCTGAAAATGTAACACAGAATTCTAATAAAAATAATTATGTTCACCCCACCAAACTTGCAAGGTTTGTATCGGTAGGAAGCGGCATCTCATTTGAGCGCGATGAATTGCATATCAACATCGATTTGGGATCATTTGCAACGTTAAGATTAATTACCCGTTACCCCACATTAAATGCCAGCAGCCCAGAAACATTAACAACCAGTTCAATGCAAAGCCGTAAAGAGCTTGTAGTGAAAGATTTGGTAGGCAGTGTTTCGCAGGTTATTGATCTTGAGAGCAAAAAAATAGTTGAGCGCAATAGCAGCGAGCCATTTGGGTTATCGAGAGGAATACCCTTACTCACCAATGCAGTGCTTGCCGATTACAAAGAGCAAGGCGCCCGCGCCGATGTTTCGTTATACAGCAATCCCAACAGCAATAAGAGAGCCAATTGGCAGGCAAAATCGTTTGAAGTGCTAGGCGATCATCCACAAGAATTGCAAGGGTTGCGTGGCACAGTGCAATACGCCCAAGGCAAGTTTTCAGCCGCAACGGGTATGCATTCCATGGGGGTGAGAACGCTTGATAGTGCACGTGGTGTTTGGCTTTCTCCAGATTTATACATGGGTAGAAATTTAGAAGGTTTGGTAAAAAATCCATTAGAAGCGAACGTGTATCAGTATGCGAATAATAATCCCATAGCCGCTCACGATCCGAGTGGTAAGGCTCGTGAATATGATTTAGGAATTTCAAATGATTCTTCTTCGGGTTCTGGTAACGGCTATGGTTTAGGTATGGGAGGTTCTGGCTCTGATAGAAGCAATCCTGCAGGTCGGTTTGGTTTAGGTATAGACCGTTCTTCAGTAGGAACAGACCGAGGTGGTGATAGATCCCGCGACTCCGGGATTGACGTCGATCACGAAAGTCGAAGTGGTAGCAACGGCTACATGGGCGGCGGTGGCGGATTTAATTTTGGCTCAGCAATGAGAGGATTTAAAGACGCCCTCTATTCGCCAGCTATGGATAAGTGTTTAGGAATTGCTTTAGCAGGACTTGGTACAGCCGGAGCAGGTTTGGCTATGGAGGCCGCATCGATTCCTCTTGCTCCCTATACTGTTGGAACGAGTGTTTACGTAGCTACGAGCGTCGCTTCGCCCTTGATTTACAGTGGCTCATTAACTGCTTTAGCTGGTATTGCGTGCATTGGTAATGTGTTGATGCGTGGCGATGGCAGTGGTGAGCCTCCTGCGAATTTGTCGCCGCCGGGGGCGGGGTCTCATGGTGCTTTTAGAAAGGCAAAGAGGGATTTAGGCATTCCGATGAGCAGGCAGCCTGATATAATTGAAAAAGTAGAAGATACTACTAATCCTGGAAAATATGTGAAGGATTATGTTTGGGGGAGATATGATTATGAGAATGGAGAGAGAAAATTTATACGTGAAAAAGTAATCCAGCATCACAAATATGGCCATTATTTTGGAAAAGGAAACTCACAAAACCGAGGTCCGCATTATAATGGGATCAATGGTTTTGATAATAAACACTATGACTATTGAAAAAGAAAAAATATTCTTTAGTTAAAAACTCATTAATCATTACAGATATTTCATTATTATGAGCCCAGAACCACAAATGCCCAGGGTTTCTAATTAATGATAAAGGTTATTCTGATTATTAGGAGATTTTATGATAAAAGTCTTTAAGTATAAATTTGAAAGCGAAGAATACAGAAGAGATATAAACTGTCCTTTTTATGATTCTCAATATGCTAAAAAATCCCAAGATAATTTTTTGAATGATCCTCATGTTATATTGATATATAAAGAATTTGAATATTGCTTAGAAGAAAATTTAATTGAAATATATAAAGAAATATTGCAAAAAATAAAAAATATTTTTAATCCATCTGATAATTTTTATTTATTTGAAAGCATGGGCTATGATCAAGAAACACGTTTGACAAACTATTTTAGGTTGTGGAATGAATTAAAAAGAAGGGGTAAAGATTTGTCTTTTCTTTCTAAAACAAAGTGTTCCGACGAAATTAAGTACAAATATGACAATGGTGTAGGTTACAAAGCTATTTGTCAATTTCAATGGCAAAATATAGAAGATTATTTTATTTATATAATAAAATCTGGATGGCTTTATCGCGCAAGTTTTTTCTACTCTAGAAGAAATTTTGATTTGAACGTCGAATTAAGATACTTACTAGAAAAATATGATAAAAAAAATACATTAGATTCATTATCTATAATGTATACAGATTCATTAACTTTGTTACACTATTATATGAACTAT
This region of Spirobacillus cienkowskii genomic DNA includes:
- a CDS encoding RHS repeat-associated core domain-containing protein, coding for MLNFKLKIKSLLILFTTLFYFSETLAAVFNSPVINRPKAPGKIGSRELDWIATDTGALHYNVPILVPNLRQLNIDLAVKYTPQNSYSEVGPFWGLNIPKIILDTKRGNTKTISSQTCFSSLADNLYVNGLRMIPVANGKWVSNLNSARDVLQCAENGFVYYNSSGEIFYYGSTFESQVASPNGEAIEWYLSRRATFQGNQIIEYTYQRPVVPSAEIGIKFNLRRKSQPDKMDFISKPLLVSIAADDVKVLLNYEKSVFYNPHFNGGFPQVVGGRVKNIVVQKNSQQLRNYKFRYESQNDTPFPRLRAVQEFGADDSTSHPETVFSYRVENFAFKDNFESANQVTTKEFPAVSHIRYADIEGTGKTQAIMQDYGAYSTFDIKSFEPTSVFPKDGSRGKLILQSEKKLHAPYMRITVDNTTFIDFSGSGLSDLVMFHENLKTSPSVILNTRTTDDRGRLSFNKIAEFADKDFKLARCMYKKDQVLFGDFNGNGRTDFVCIREGYIKFLFNNGLVEKGVDAKGNHRYDIDAEYLGFELTTSNIANDSYSVVDWNADGLPDILELTSSRFVLYLNNGRLANGERSGRLFERVDLGEYPYDIGRVKMPKLTIGDFTGTGLPSINLLTRKFLINNGLGKPMTGVRIGPVLYTADLTSVVQLTGDGKQQIISTIIGGSVTLIEFPIRSFPNLLHSVATSDGRFLSFNYTSSVLENNEAIHYDLDEEVKNIEKNSPVMPVVIPLLKQTGLSDGFNPTRMWRYSYRVPYFDRAQKRFLGYSLVRTQTVGDETQLGTLTEKRFLSGFRLPEMSIYQRVEDTRLSSERTAFSQGEPMECLQPQSSGVVPLWCNDLSGHQYYTRVGAAADGTAFATGLFNTTEKYSTSHSTVLLSFLNPSEYASGASFNQQSQLGQILEDSKQTTVSGQTFLRNNTISKLEKYFYDPYGRLTTKISSNEPVLNNDNLVTNLTYFCPLSHPENPKIYCDNIETTQTSSSQGSVKPTTQKIIYDYSRGLPLEEWSSNQKGELVLQATAHYDNFARINYLKYANGQSSTMFWDTNTVNLKSILDQDGLEIQVEYDAFGQITEVKNSRGSIHKYTYDSLGRILSSAKNLGGQAPLQVSDSSQSLWEIFINWLKRAFGFEDSNSQFKETDLDSFDSNNVVTVEKYEYSFPSVNLLVGNSIDEEVRNWNHFDATLTTTYKPEVYNETTIGKIQNSLIKPGFVSIYKRNNANEELTLVSKTWLSGVDEPLFTASRVNNNRFIVTNKSNINSLGKVYKDYLNSEMSLDSVLKNELPNFDSFKLKAVNKFYSDGSIFTQEFDTGSVLKVIQGVDFEETISPEGRRSRKILNLLGQISEKQLGLDSNGNVTKDTLITNVFYDALGRIFKVTNNDGLDAQQSFAANNQVDYQINNALGVSRFFYDNYGRMVQSVLCPVGTNVDSCNILNAAILNKTYSFNEIGKLTSEEHLRFERENGTHSKELVTFTYGSINKNNRKQDIGLPISVSVLSQTELGTSESIKKYAYNRDGIVSSEDLELFLKQPQKLDNTTFAMQSVGVYQLERINDLSGNLVQLRTRGGFTRNVISNLKDNYFTGYLAHYEPGTSLAKTIKFLKEGVELSTPLQNVNYDSQGYNNKIDLENNLQLLSCWHKRKEVPLSFWAGQSSFAPSEICDQNNDNSSNALVHTRWQYDNDLNPVASLHNSNSEFSDPSLSASSLFTYDAQGRLASTRGVGDDGTSWGSIHYEYSVGGKINKVTRSGHIIKNRISQNSNSLTDTYSYSQTGQLGVLQNVLSTDGFETAKQEFSSDAIGFRKFGVSPTLAVLTPTSINNLTGHKETNKETYYSSWKNRNEIPMQKYVWNGRGQLAGVFAASLPSDDKKPLITHELLNYRMSDESGGQLAEFDGVAFEADGAENVTQNSNKNNYVHPTKLARFVSVGSGISFERDELHINIDLGSFATLRLITRYPTLNASSPETLTTSSMQSRKELVVKDLVGSVSQVIDLESKKIVERNSSEPFGLSRGIPLLTNAVLADYKEQGARADVSLYSNPNSNKRANWQAKSFEVLGDHPQELQGLRGTVQYAQGKFSAATGMHSMGVRTLDSARGVWLSPDLYMGRNLEGLVKNPLEANVYQYANNNPIAAHDPSGKAREYDLGISNDSSSGSGNGYGLGMGGSGSDRSNPAGRFGLGIDRSSVGTDRGGDRSRDSGIDVDHESRSGSNGYMGGGGGFNFGSAMRGFKDALYSPAMDKCLGIALAGLGTAGAGLAMEAASIPLAPYTVGTSVYVATSVASPLIYSGSLTALAGIACIGNVLMRGDGSGEPPANLSPPGAGSHGAFRKAKRDLGIPMSRQPDIIEKVEDTTNPGKYVKDYVWGRYDYENGERKFIREKVIQHHKYGHYFGKGNSQNRGPHYNGINGFDNKHYDY